The proteins below come from a single Rosa rugosa chromosome 2, drRosRugo1.1, whole genome shotgun sequence genomic window:
- the LOC133727921 gene encoding uncharacterized protein LOC133727921 isoform X2, with product MLPGFSPAKVLDFGAGTGSAFWALREVGPNSLGKVNLVEPSQSMQRAGQSLIQGQKNLTLIHSYATLQSMTKSINKSEREHDLVIASYVLGEIPSLKDRITVVRQLWDLTWEVLVYLQTYNSWISFMFHCGLMKKKKKKKT from the exons ATGCTGCCAGGTTTTTCTCCTGCTAAAGTGTTGGATTTTGGTGCTGGCACGGGTTCGGCTTTCTG GGCACTACGAGAAGTCGGGCCGAATTCCTTGGGGAAAGTTAACTTAGTAGAGCCATCACAATCAATGCAGCGTGCAGGCCAGAGCCTTATACAAG GTCAGAAGAACTTAACACTTATTCACAGTTATGCTACCCTCCAATCAATGACTAAAAGCATCAACAAATCAGAGAGAGAACATGACCTTGTAATTGCT TCCTATGTGCTTGGAGAGATACCATCGCTGAAGGATCGAATTACTGTAGTACGCCAACTTTGGGATCTTACGTGGGAAGTCCTGGTATACCTCCAAACCTACAACTCCTGGATAAGTTTCATGTTTCATTGTggtttgatgaaaaaaaaaaaaaaaaaaaaaacataa
- the LOC133727921 gene encoding uncharacterized protein LOC133727921 isoform X1, with the protein MPFVFSACHRVLKEVRTMLPGFSPAKVLDFGAGTGSAFWALREVGPNSLGKVNLVEPSQSMQRAGQSLIQGQKNLTLIHSYATLQSMTKSINKSEREHDLVIASYVLGEIPSLKDRITVVRQLWDLTWEVLVYLQTYNSWISFMFHCGLMKKKKKKKT; encoded by the exons ATGCCATTTGTCTTCTCTGCTTGTCACAGAGTACTCAAGGAG GTTCGTACAATGCTGCCAGGTTTTTCTCCTGCTAAAGTGTTGGATTTTGGTGCTGGCACGGGTTCGGCTTTCTG GGCACTACGAGAAGTCGGGCCGAATTCCTTGGGGAAAGTTAACTTAGTAGAGCCATCACAATCAATGCAGCGTGCAGGCCAGAGCCTTATACAAG GTCAGAAGAACTTAACACTTATTCACAGTTATGCTACCCTCCAATCAATGACTAAAAGCATCAACAAATCAGAGAGAGAACATGACCTTGTAATTGCT TCCTATGTGCTTGGAGAGATACCATCGCTGAAGGATCGAATTACTGTAGTACGCCAACTTTGGGATCTTACGTGGGAAGTCCTGGTATACCTCCAAACCTACAACTCCTGGATAAGTTTCATGTTTCATTGTggtttgatgaaaaaaaaaaaaaaaaaaaaaacataa
- the LOC133734692 gene encoding fatty acyl-CoA reductase 3, with protein sequence MELESLLDFIQNKNILVTGATGFLAKIFVEKILRVQPNVNKLYLLLRAPDTKTATQRLHNEIIGKDLFRVLREKWGARMHSIMSEKLTVVPGDISKEDLGLQDSDLREEILSQVDVIVNLAATTNFDERYDVAIGLNTMGAKYVLSFAKLCVKLKVLVHVSTAYVWGEKEGLLLEHPCLMGQSLNGTPGLDIETEIRIANEEVRRLRSEHASEAAITLALKDFGLKRASVYGWPNTYVFTKAMGEMLIGELRGNLPVVIVRPTIITSTYKEPFPGWVEGIRTIDSVAVGYGKGKLTFFLCDVEAIVDIVPADMVVNAIIAAMAAHANEPGEVIYQVGSSVSNPVKYNDLHDYGFRYFTRKPWINKDGKPVTVKKVTVMSSMDSFHRYMTLRYLLFLKGLELVNMAFCQYFEGTYTDLSRKIKFVMRLVELYRPYLFFKGVFDDMNTEKLRMAVKETTTEADMFYFDPKIIDWEDYFMKIHIVGVVKYVFK encoded by the exons ATGGAGTTGGAAAGCTTACTCGACTTCATTCAGAACAAGAACATTTTAGTCACTGGTGCCACTGGATTTCTAGCAAAGA TTTTTGTGGAGAAGATACTGAGGGTCCAACCGAATGTGAATAAGCTCTATCTACTTTTAAGAGCTCCAGATACAAAAACAGCTACACAGCGTTTGCATAATGAG ATAATTGGGAAGGACCTGTTCAGAGTGTTGAGGGAGAAATGGGGAGCAAGAATGCACTCGATCATGTCGGAAAAGCTGACCGTGGTGCCTGGAGACATTTCAAAAGAGGATTTGGGGTTGCAGGATTCTGATTTGAGGGAAGAGATTTTGAGTCAAGTAGATGTCATTGTAAACTTAGCTGCAACAACAAATTTCGATGAAAG ATATGATGTTGCAATTGGTCTCAACACCATGGGCGCCAAGTATGTTTTGAGCTTTGCTAAGCTTTGTGTTAAGTTAAAGGTGCTGGTACACGTCTCCACTG CTTATGTTTGGGGGGAGAAGGAAGGACTTCTACTAGAACACCCCTGCCTCATGGGGCAGTCTCTCAACGGGACCCCTGGATTAGACATCGAGACAGAAATCCGGATCGCCAACGAAGAAGTTAGACGTCTTCGGTCAGAGCATGCTTCAGAAGCAGCTATCACTCTTGCCCTCAAAGACTTTGGCCTCAAAAG AGCAAGTGTATACGGATGGCCAAACACTTATGTGTTCACCAAGGCAATGGGAGAGATGCTAATAGGAGAGCTCAGAGGAAATCTACCGGTTGTCATCGTACGCCCTACCATCATCACCAGCACTTACAAAGAACCTTTTCCTGGTTGGGTTGAAGGCATCAG AACCATTGATAGCGTAGCAGTTGGTTATGGTAAAGGAAAATTAACATTCTTTCTCTGCGACGTTGAGGCAATTGTTGATATC GTACCAGCAGACATGGTGGTGAATGCAATAATAGCAGCAATGGCGGCTCATGCAAATGAACCTGGTGAAGTAATTTATCAAGTGGGTTCTTCTGTGAGCAACCCGGTCAAATACAATGATCTTCACGATTACGGTTTTCGTTACTTCACCAGAAAACCTTGGATTAATAAAGATGGAAAGCCAGTCACGGTTAAAAAGGTCACAGTTATGAGCAGCATGGATAGCTTTCACAGATACATGACCCTCCGTTACTTGCTATTCTTAAAG GGATTGGAACTGGTGAATATGGCATTTTGTCAGTACTTCGAAGGCACATATACTGATCTCAGTAGAAAGATCAAATTTGTGATGAGATTGGTGGAACTATACAGGCCGTACTTGTTCTTCAAAGGAGT TTTTGATGATATGAACACGGAGAAGTTGCGAATGGCAGTGAAAGAGACCACCACAGAGGCCGATATGTTTTACTTTGATCCCAAGATCATAGATTGGGAAGACTACTTTATGAAAATACATATTGTTGGGGTTGTCAAATACGTGTTTAAATGA